One region of Eretmochelys imbricata isolate rEreImb1 chromosome 2, rEreImb1.hap1, whole genome shotgun sequence genomic DNA includes:
- the EDN1 gene encoding endothelin-1 yields MDCTQMILSLLFVLCPGAQETALGAELRAPATASVAEVRPSSATWPLRRAKRCSCSTLMDKECVYFCHLDIIWVNTPERTVPYGLGGPSRSRRSLEDRAPWKQPESSKRCRCAHQKDKRCLNFCQTGKELWAQSTMEKGWDHLNKGEDCMGLGLKCVHRQLLNSRKMRRLEAIGNSIKASFSIAKLKAALHEVKRLKHNRTHKRQSTWESLKTTS; encoded by the exons ATGGACTGTACACAGATGATTCTCTCCCTGCTGTTCGTGCTCTGCCCAGGAGCCCAGGAAA cCGCGCTAGGTGCTGAGCTGAGGGCTCCTGCGACCGCTTCTGTCGCCGAGGTTCGTCCTTCTAGCGCCACCTGGCCGCTGCGCAGGGCCAAGCGCTGCTCCTGCTCCACCTTGATGGATAAGGAGTGTGTCTACTTCTGCCACCTCGACATCATCTGGGTCAACACCCCGGA GCGGACTGTGCCATATGGGCTTGGTGGCCCTTCTCGATCGAGGCGGTCTCTGGAAGATAGAGCCCCTTGGAAGCAACCAGAATCTAGCAAGAGATGCCGATGTGCCCACCAAAAAGACAAGAGGTGTCTGAACTTCTgccagacaggaaaagaactctG GGCTCAGTCCACAATGGAGAAGGGCTGGGATCATCTTAACAAAGGTGAAGATTGCATGGGACTCGGACTGAAGTGTGTGCACAGGCAACTACTTAACAGCAGGAAAATGAGAAG ACTAGAAGCCATTGGTAACAGTATCAAAGCTTCCTTCAGTATCGCAAAGTTAAAGGCTGCACTCCATGAAGTGAAGAGGCTGAAGCATAACAGAACACATAAAAGGCAAAGCACCTGGGAAAGTCTGAAAACAACTTCTTAG